ccacgctgtgtattactcccttcacagaacagcgcaaactggccctaaccagaatagaaagaggagtggaaggccccggtgcacaactgaacaagaggacaagcgcatcagagtgtctagtttgagaaacagacgcctcacaagtcctcaactggcagctttattaatCGTACCtgcaggttggtggcaccttaattggggaggacgggctcttgGTATTGGCTGGAGCGGTATAGGTGGAATGgtgtcaaatacatcaaacaaggGGCAAAACTTTCAATGGGGACAGAGGGGGCAtgtccccccacattctgaaattgcatttttgttccCCCGAGCTTTataattggaatgtgatacaaaacgaggcaatggtgtgctttaggaccatgtggacgcctccgagcggtcaggtaggctgtttagagtgtttatcccGACTggataaaaaatacaaaacaatgtcCCTCCCACTTCTAAAACAAAAGTTGCACCACTGCATCAAAAATGTTGTTTTcaagtgtttgatgccattccatttgctccctTTGGGGCATTGTTATgcgccgtcctcccctcagcaaggCCTGTAATTATAAAGTATCACAGACTAcatgtgctgatctaggatcaggtctcctcatccatgtccatcttattaattatgatctaaaaggctaaactgatcctagatccttTCTCTTAATCAAATGATAGACTGTTGAGTTTCATGTTACAGTAACAGCAGGACAGGTCAACCCACGTCAACAGCAACAGGCCATGTTAGTATGTCACCAGAACAGCACATTATGTCATCACCAGGctgtctgtcctccctccctgttcctgaGTTCCATTGATGGGTGTGACTGACGCATTCGCCAGTCACCACCTTGgactctattcaatccgtattaCAGATATGCAGCGTTAAAGCGTGATTGAAATGTAAATGCAATATTCCGCGTTAGCGGAGACTAcgttcacggtaaacgctgcctTTTTCGGCACAATCGGGATTACCTTCACATTTATATCGCGCAATCTGTAACGATTCAGTGATGCATTTTGAATAGAGCCCATTATCTTATCCTGCAGCGTTGCTACATTAACAGCAAAGTACAGCAGAGTTGACTACTATAGTGTTAGTAAATAACAGGTGTATGTTTACCATGATCTCATGTTAGATCCCTTGTCCAGAGTCCATTCGAACGCCACCTAAAAGAAACAAATTGACAGCTCATGTGACGAATACAATATCCCTGTATAAATCTCAAACAATATGGACATTTACAGTCTACGAATAGCTTTCCTATCAGTATGTACTTAGATATTTAAAGTGCACATATAAAAGGAATTGACTCCAGTCTAGTCCATGCATGAACGCTATCGTCACACTTGCAGTGGCTCAGTAGTAAAGTATACAATGGCGCCCTCTATTGGAGAAAAGTTACACTCAACCAACCTGTTTTCACAGTGGCATTTATCAGGGAAAGGCATGTGATTGCACATGTCCAAATTTCAATGACAAAACAGGAGTGAGCAGTCAACAGAGTTGACAACAGACAGATCTTCGTATTGTGAACTAAGAGTAGTCTAATGCTCGGAGAACAAGGACGACTATTGCCAACTAACATACAAAATATACAGCCTCAGCTCAGATGGTTCCAGTTATACATTATTTTCAAAGATCATTATTAGTGGGCTGCAATACATTTTCTTTTGGGGTTTTAAGATGACTCACCATCTTTATTCATCCACTGTTCCAGGTCTTCCATCTCCAGCTCCAACACAGAGGGGACATCATCCTCAAACATGGGCCTGGAAAACAGACAACATCGTCAGCCCGTCATATTACTGTTCTGACATTCGAAAAATGACAAAATAAAGGGACTAAAATGAAGGGAGTGTAGAGGGGGGGGGAATACAAACATCCACTGTTGAGGTATAAAGACAATCCAAACATTTGAGGGGTTTCTCACACGGTGTACTGGTCTCAAATGAAACTCCTTAGGAATATGCTGTTTCTCACTGATTTCCACCCAAAACTGTTCGTATTTGAATAAGCACTGTCcttccctccaatagagtttgACATGATTTTCTACTCAAGGCCATTTGAGTGGTAGTATTGCTGATTCCCAGAGGGGGGCGCTCTCGTCATTGACCATAGTTTTCTGTCAATGCGCTGAAGTCATCATGGACACATGATtggcttagagagagagagagagcactcatGTGCAGTGTAAAGTTTTGACAGGAGATCGTTTTTGACGATGTTAGTCTTTCTCTTACACTAAAGATACCTTAGTCATACCGTACATTCTCACGTGGAGGCTGGTTACCAGGGAAAGGGTGTCATGTCATAGCAGGAGGAACTTGAGCTTTGCCATATTTCTGCTGAAATGCTCTTTCATAAGTTctcaggctaatgtgtaaacacttCGATTCACACATGACTATATACTTTATGTCAGATATGAGAGActggtgcatgtgtgtttgtgtgaaacaACTTGTTGAGGaaaagagcacacacacacacccacacacacagagagagacacacacacggaacacgcacacacacgcctgTTTCAAACTCCTCAACGTCTTTCTTTCTAAACAGGAAATAACAAACAGAGGCGagaaagggtgaggtcaaaatCATACCAAGGAAACAGATTTACCGCCATATATGAATTTTAAGTGACTGCAACTTCAAACGTATAGAGAGCACAGTCAAGACAGCAGTAGCCTAgatacattcggaaagtattcagaccccttgactttttccaaattttgttaagttacaggcttattcaaaaatggattaaattgttttgtaccttcatcaatctacacatgataacccataatgacaaagcaaaaacagttttttagacatctttgcaaatgtataaaaaatatcacatttacttaagtattcagaccctttactcagtactttgttgaaacacctttggcagcgattacagcctcgagtcttcttggatatgacgctacaagcttggcacacctgtatttggggattttcagatctctccagagatattcaatcgggttcaagtccgggctctggctgggccactcaaggacattcaggcttgtcccgaagccactcctgcgttgtcttggctgtgtgcttagggtcattgtcctgttggaaggtgaaccttcgccccagtctgaggtcctgagcgctctggagcaggttttcgtcaaggatctctctgtacttttctccgttcatctttagaccagagaatcctttttattatggtctgagagtcctataGGTActgtttggcaaactccaaatgggctatcatgtgccttttactgaggagtgacttctgtctggccactctaccataaaggcctggttggtggagcgctgcagatATGGATGTTCTTCTGGAaacttctcccatctccacagaggaattatggagctctgtcagagtgactatcgggttcttggtcacctccctgacattGGCCCCACTCCCCTGatcgctcagtttggccgagcggccagctctaggaagagtcttggtggatccaaacctcttccatttaagaatctaTTTAGTGTTTTTTTAGGTTTACAGTTTTGGACCCTTGTGTACTAGGCAGTAAGTGAAACTCACTACACATTAGCACAGTTTACCTGATTTATTTCtgctgtgttcttgtggaccttcaatgcctttccaaatcatgtccaatcaattgaatttaccacaggtggactccaagttgtagaaatatctcaaggatgatcaatggaaacaggatgcacctgagctcgatTTCGAGTCTCATCGAGTCTCTGTTTTTTTGCCCAAAAAATTAAAAACCTGTACTCAccttgtcattatgtggtattgattgtagattgacgagggaaatacatttaaaaacatatatatacacattttagaataaggctgtaatgtaacaaaatgtggaaaaagtcaaggggtctgaaaactttccaaatgcactgtataactTCATAGTGCAGTGTTCAATACTTACATTGGAACTTTTTCTGTGTCATCGCTACCATGCAAATATTTATCCTCTTCTACGTTATCTGGAATAGGAAACCATCATTATAGCCAACATCGTGCACCACCTAAGAAAGTCATGTCAAAGTATATTAACAATATCCACTGTATTGTGGTTGAGTACACAACTGTAGGCCTACACACTATTTTAAATAAGTGTGCACAAAGCTAAACATACCCCAACTCAGAGCTGTTTTTCACGTCATCGTGTTGTAAAGTGAAAGGTACAGTACATCTAGTCATAAGCAGATCTGTCATGGTGTATGAGAATGAGGTCATGTCACTTCTCATCACGTGGACATATTTCCAGCTATAGCACAGTTCTCATGACTTACCAGAATTGTTCTTTCCTTTCCGATTCCATCTGCGGTTGATTATGACTACGCCCACTACCATTGCGATTATCACGACCACCAGCACAACAGGAACCAGGACGAAGGTGAGACTCAGACTGTCCTCCAGTGGTGCTTCAGAGGATTTGAAATGATCCTCCCCTGGAGGAGGAACCATCATGGTGGGAAACTGATCATGACGCTATAGATGTAACACCGGCTTGTCTGCAATGTTTCTGCAATTATTTTCACCATCTCAATAACCGTTTCTAACACACGGTTTTCTTCAgttttgttgtttgtgttcaatcaatcaaatcaaccaagtttatttt
The genomic region above belongs to Oncorhynchus nerka isolate Pitt River linkage group LG18, Oner_Uvic_2.0, whole genome shotgun sequence and contains:
- the LOC115145614 gene encoding transmembrane protein 154-like isoform X1, which codes for MSAAAPVHGNTRTRGRRARRGHREMTPSSIMLLLALTACLAGTVFCQGDEDTSTVEETQTENDAGFSVIPPVSDATPTPDSYLSYESPSEGYETEAEAGSGFSPDVNIEGEDHFKSSEAPLEDSLSLTFVLVPVVLVVVIIAMVVGVVIINRRWNRKGKNNSDNVEEDKYLHGSDDTEKVPMPMFEDDVPSVLELEMEDLEQWMNKDGGVRMDSGQGI